In a genomic window of Candidatus Competibacteraceae bacterium:
- the rpoZ gene encoding DNA-directed RNA polymerase subunit omega, which translates to MARITVEDCLDQVDNRFELVLIAARRARDLALGKEALVPWENDKPTVVALRELAEGRLDHMLQEKYRRPVAAPTAPDQPPPAEADSDSDAAAEPE; encoded by the coding sequence ATGGCCCGCATCACCGTTGAAGACTGCCTCGACCAAGTGGACAATCGTTTCGAACTGGTGTTGATCGCCGCGCGCCGCGCCCGCGATCTGGCGCTCGGCAAGGAGGCGTTGGTTCCTTGGGAAAACGACAAGCCCACCGTCGTCGCGCTGCGCGAGCTGGCCGAGGGCAGGCTCGATCACATGCTCCAGGAAAAGTACCGTCGCCCCGTCGCTGCCCCGACCGCGCCCGATCAGCCGCCCCCCGCCGAAGCCGACAGCGATAGCGACGCCGCGGCCGAACCGGAATGA
- the rdgB gene encoding RdgB/HAM1 family non-canonical purine NTP pyrophosphatase yields the protein MRKIVLATGNPGKVREFNAVLAGFDLEIVPQSDYGVPEVEETGLTFVENALLKARNAARHTGLPALADDSGLVVDALGGAPGIYSARYAGSGTDDRANIEKLLTELAGVPAGQRGARFVCALVLLRHPADPMPLICQASWEGAVLTEPRGAGGFGYDPIFFVPGERLSAAELKPAVKNRLSHRGRALALLRQHLDDRDAG from the coding sequence ATGCGCAAAATCGTTCTGGCGACCGGCAATCCCGGTAAGGTTCGGGAGTTCAACGCCGTCCTGGCGGGTTTCGATCTGGAGATTGTCCCGCAGTCGGACTATGGCGTGCCCGAGGTGGAAGAAACCGGCCTCACCTTTGTCGAGAATGCGCTGCTCAAGGCCCGCAACGCCGCGCGACACACCGGATTGCCAGCGCTGGCCGACGATTCCGGCTTGGTGGTGGACGCGCTCGGCGGCGCGCCGGGCATCTATTCGGCCCGTTACGCCGGTTCCGGCACCGATGATCGCGCCAACATCGAAAAACTGTTGACCGAGCTGGCCGGCGTGCCGGCGGGACAGCGCGGTGCCCGCTTCGTTTGCGCGCTGGTGCTGCTGCGCCATCCCGCTGATCCGATGCCGCTGATCTGCCAGGCCAGTTGGGAAGGGGCGGTGCTGACCGAACCGCGCGGCGCGGGTGGTTTCGGTTACGATCCGATCTTTTTCGTCCCCGGCGAACGGTTGAGCGCCGCCGAGCTGAAACCCGCCGTCAAGAATCGGCTCAGCCATCGCGGGCGAGCCTTGGCGCTTTTGCGCCAGCATTTAGACGATAGGGATGCGGGTTAG
- a CDS encoding general secretion pathway protein GspB, translated as MSYILDALRKAEHERHLGRPPSLTASPAPAQTTGQRLWLWLAVGLGLGFNAALLAYFLTRPQPATGPATLVATTPKPAQQTPLESGPPAGVSKPTTEPSGSAPLAIAPTHPDAGPSVSPPPKTPATVESPPAPPAQPPASRKSPAAASPPEAARPSSAAPVRERRQASTPKPAPGPTVTIGPEPPPLLETLPAEGRRGLPDLNLDIHVYSPDRDKRFVVVNGRRYREGDPIEKGAVLESVTPNGAVLRQGGQRFRLSVRR; from the coding sequence ATGTCTTATATCCTCGACGCGCTGCGCAAGGCCGAGCACGAGCGCCACCTGGGTCGACCACCGAGCCTTACAGCTTCTCCGGCACCGGCACAGACAACAGGACAGCGGCTGTGGCTTTGGCTGGCCGTAGGATTGGGTTTGGGATTCAACGCCGCTCTGCTGGCTTATTTCTTGACCAGACCCCAACCGGCAACCGGGCCGGCCACGCTGGTAGCGACCACCCCCAAGCCGGCCCAACAAACGCCTTTGGAGTCCGGCCCGCCGGCTGGCGTATCGAAACCGACAACCGAACCGAGCGGTTCAGCGCCTCTCGCAATCGCGCCGACGCACCCGGATGCCGGCCCGTCCGTCAGCCCACCACCCAAAACTCCAGCAACCGTCGAGTCTCCGCCCGCTCCGCCCGCGCAACCGCCCGCGTCTCGTAAAAGCCCCGCCGCAGCGAGTCCGCCCGAAGCGGCGCGACCGTCGTCGGCCGCTCCCGTGCGGGAACGTCGGCAGGCATCGACTCCGAAGCCGGCGCCCGGACCCACGGTCACCATCGGACCGGAACCCCCACCGCTGCTGGAGACGTTGCCCGCCGAGGGACGGCGTGGCCTTCCCGACCTGAATCTCGACATTCACGTCTACAGCCCGGATCGCGACAAACGTTTTGTGGTCGTCAACGGCCGGCGCTATCGGGAAGGCGATCCGATCGAAAAGGGCGCCGTGCTGGAAAGCGTGACGCCCAACGGCGCGGTGTTGCGCCAGGGCGGCCAGCGGTTTCGGCTCTCGGTGCGCCGCTAG
- a CDS encoding YicC family protein codes for MLRSMTAFARQEQASTWGTMIWELRSVNHRYLETTVRLPEALRGLESLVRERIAAALGRGKVECNLKLQTTGAGLTAITLNHSLVARLLEIAGEVEHMIGPGTGLKLGDVLRWPGVVNEVEPDLDDIKQALLGCLDAALAELIATREREGQRTADLLQQRCEAIRTQVQRVRARRPEVQARWRDKLSSRLADIPTEADPGRLEQELALIAQRLDVDEELDRLDAHLDEIQDVFARPEPVGRRLDFLMQELNREANTLSSKSADTDTTRAAVELKVLIEQMREQVQNIE; via the coding sequence ATGTTACGCAGCATGACCGCTTTCGCGCGCCAGGAACAAGCCAGCACCTGGGGTACGATGATCTGGGAACTGCGCTCGGTGAATCACCGCTATCTGGAAACCACCGTGCGCCTGCCCGAAGCGCTGCGCGGGCTGGAATCGCTGGTGCGCGAGCGCATCGCGGCCGCGCTCGGCCGGGGCAAGGTGGAATGCAACCTCAAGCTGCAAACCACCGGCGCGGGCCTGACCGCCATCACCCTGAATCATTCGCTGGTCGCGCGCTTGCTCGAAATCGCGGGCGAAGTGGAGCACATGATCGGGCCGGGCACCGGCTTGAAATTGGGCGATGTGCTGCGCTGGCCGGGTGTGGTCAACGAGGTCGAGCCGGATTTGGACGATATCAAGCAGGCTTTACTGGGCTGCCTGGACGCGGCCTTGGCGGAACTGATCGCCACCCGCGAACGGGAAGGCCAACGCACCGCCGACCTGCTCCAGCAGCGTTGCGAGGCGATTCGAACCCAGGTCCAGCGGGTGCGCGCCCGCCGGCCCGAAGTGCAAGCCCGCTGGCGCGACAAGCTGTCGAGCCGGCTGGCGGATATCCCCACTGAGGCTGATCCCGGCCGATTGGAGCAGGAACTGGCGCTGATCGCCCAACGCTTGGACGTGGACGAGGAACTCGACCGGCTGGACGCCCATCTCGACGAAATTCAAGACGTGTTCGCCCGCCCCGAACCGGTCGGCCGGCGGCTGGATTTCTTGATGCAGGAGCTCAATCGCGAAGCCAATACCTTGTCTTCGAAATCCGCCGACACCGACACCACCCGCGCCGCCGTCGAACTGAAAGTGTTGATCGAGCAGATGCGCGAGCAGGTTCAGAATATCGAGTAG
- a CDS encoding HD domain-containing protein, whose amino-acid sequence MSAPLREVRNELQQLRPLAVDDDWLDDLRLRIDDLCTIASEYLEQEHIEQLREACYFAAEAHAGVYRKSGEPYIFHPLAVARILANVRFDHETLLAALLHDVIEDTPYDKEHISACFGPEVAELVDGVSKLTQIHFNSKLEAQAENFRKMFLAMAKDLRIIMIKLADRLHNMRTLGAMRSDSRRRIARETLEIYAPIAGRLGMNHLRQELEDLGLSHLYPFRFRVLQEAVRRMSGNRHEIVSQMEARIDARLQEEAINARVVGRSKHLWGIYQKMRGKLPLPFREPASGSPNEPDRLSPRKSKPFRDVYDVYAVRIIVDTVDTCYRVLGVTHNLYKPIMGRFKDYIAIPKANGYQSLHTVLFGPGGVPIELQIRTEDMHIMAEVGVAAHWRYKAGGEGEGGHAQQRAREWLRKLLDMQRRAGNPVEFLESVKIDLFPDEIYVFTPRGEIIELPRGATAVDFAYAIHSDVGNTCVGARVDRRLVPLRTPLATGQTVEAIITPTARPNPSWLNFVVTAKARASIRHYLKHLKREEAALLGKRLLEKALVGRINGLNELPLDRVKALLREFNLSSFEELLADIGLGSRVAALVAKRLLPSGDRDEPPSPDASAQPLLIKGTEGAVVSFGKCCRPLPDDAIIGFLHAGRGIVIHRDNCKNVTNYKKNAEKWIEVEWAQNITTDFPVELRLEVSNKRGVLATIAAAISATDTNIETINTAERDGNLITVSLLVNVGDRKQLARVLRRLRTLPEVSKVARRA is encoded by the coding sequence ATGAGCGCGCCGTTGCGGGAAGTTCGAAACGAGCTTCAGCAGCTTCGCCCGCTGGCCGTCGATGACGATTGGCTGGACGACCTGCGGCTGCGCATCGACGATCTTTGCACCATCGCAAGCGAATACCTGGAACAGGAGCACATCGAACAACTGCGCGAGGCTTGCTACTTCGCGGCCGAAGCTCACGCCGGCGTTTACCGCAAGAGCGGTGAACCTTACATTTTCCACCCGCTGGCCGTGGCCCGCATCCTGGCCAACGTCCGCTTCGACCACGAGACCTTGCTGGCGGCGCTGCTGCACGACGTCATCGAAGACACTCCCTACGACAAGGAGCACATCAGCGCGTGCTTCGGGCCGGAAGTGGCCGAGCTGGTGGACGGCGTCAGCAAGTTGACCCAGATTCACTTCAATTCCAAGCTGGAAGCGCAGGCCGAGAATTTCCGCAAGATGTTCCTGGCGATGGCCAAGGATTTGCGGATCATCATGATCAAGTTGGCCGACCGCCTGCACAACATGCGCACCCTGGGAGCCATGCGGTCGGACTCGCGCCGGCGCATCGCCCGCGAAACCCTGGAAATCTACGCCCCCATCGCCGGCCGGCTGGGCATGAACCACTTGCGCCAGGAGCTGGAAGATCTCGGGCTGAGCCACCTCTATCCGTTCCGCTTCCGGGTCTTGCAAGAAGCGGTGCGCCGGATGAGCGGCAACCGCCACGAGATCGTCAGCCAGATGGAAGCGCGCATCGACGCCCGGCTCCAGGAAGAAGCCATCAATGCTCGGGTCGTGGGCCGCAGCAAGCATTTATGGGGCATCTATCAGAAGATGCGCGGCAAGCTGCCGCTGCCGTTCCGGGAACCGGCGTCCGGCTCCCCAAACGAACCCGACCGCCTCTCTCCCCGCAAAAGCAAGCCCTTCCGGGATGTCTATGACGTTTATGCGGTGCGGATCATCGTCGATACCGTAGATACCTGTTACCGGGTATTGGGCGTCACGCACAATCTGTACAAGCCGATCATGGGCCGCTTCAAGGATTACATCGCCATCCCTAAGGCCAACGGCTATCAGTCGCTGCACACCGTGCTGTTCGGCCCCGGCGGCGTCCCCATCGAACTGCAAATCCGCACCGAGGACATGCACATCATGGCCGAGGTCGGCGTCGCCGCCCACTGGCGTTACAAGGCCGGCGGCGAGGGCGAAGGCGGCCACGCCCAGCAGCGCGCCCGCGAATGGTTGCGCAAGCTGCTGGACATGCAGCGCCGCGCCGGTAACCCGGTCGAATTCCTGGAAAGCGTCAAGATCGATCTGTTCCCCGACGAAATCTACGTGTTCACCCCGCGCGGCGAGATCATCGAACTGCCACGCGGCGCCACGGCGGTGGATTTCGCCTACGCCATTCATTCCGACGTCGGCAACACCTGTGTCGGCGCGCGGGTCGACCGCCGGCTGGTGCCGCTGCGCACGCCGCTGGCCACCGGCCAGACGGTCGAAGCCATCATCACGCCGACCGCCCGACCCAACCCGTCCTGGCTCAACTTCGTGGTGACCGCCAAGGCCCGCGCCAGCATCCGCCATTACCTCAAGCACCTCAAGCGCGAGGAGGCCGCCTTGCTCGGCAAGCGCTTGCTGGAAAAAGCGCTGGTCGGCCGGATCAACGGCTTGAACGAACTGCCGCTCGACCGGGTCAAGGCGCTGTTGCGAGAATTCAATCTGAGCAGTTTCGAGGAACTGTTGGCCGATATCGGCCTGGGCAGCCGCGTCGCCGCCTTGGTCGCCAAGCGCCTGTTGCCCAGCGGCGACCGCGACGAGCCGCCTTCCCCGGACGCCAGCGCCCAACCGCTGCTGATCAAGGGCACCGAAGGCGCCGTGGTCAGCTTCGGCAAATGTTGTCGGCCGTTGCCGGACGACGCCATCATCGGCTTTCTTCATGCCGGACGCGGCATCGTCATCCATCGCGACAACTGTAAAAACGTCACCAACTACAAGAAAAACGCCGAGAAATGGATCGAGGTGGAATGGGCGCAAAACATCACGACGGACTTTCCGGTGGAATTGCGCTTGGAAGTCAGCAACAAGCGCGGCGTGCTGGCCACCATCGCCGCCGCCATTTCCGCCACCGATACCAATATCGAGACCATCAACACCGCAGAACGGGACGGAAATCTGATCACGGTATCCCTGTTGGTGAACGTGGGTGATCGCAAACAGCTCGCTCGAGTGCTGCGGCGGTTGCGGACCCTACCGGAAGTGTCGAAGGTGGCCCGGCGCGCCTAA
- the rph gene encoding ribonuclease PH, which yields MRPSSRAAAELRPIRITRQFTKHAEGAVLVEFGDTRVICTASVEERVPPFLKGKGRGWVTAEYGMLPRSTHSRTQREASRGRQDGRTMEIQRLIGRALRAVLDLEALGERTITLDCDVIQADGGTRTAAITGGFVALADAVRYLLGKKLVKKNPLHGQVASVSVGIYQGVPVLDLDYAEDSEAETDMNVVMNDAGAFIEVQGTAEGHAFRMEELQAMLELARTGISQLLGKQRDVLGLSG from the coding sequence ATGCGTCCCAGCTCCCGCGCCGCCGCCGAACTGCGCCCGATCCGTATTACCCGCCAATTCACCAAGCACGCCGAGGGCGCGGTGCTGGTGGAGTTTGGCGATACGCGGGTAATTTGCACCGCCAGCGTCGAGGAACGGGTGCCGCCGTTCCTGAAGGGTAAGGGCCGGGGTTGGGTGACGGCTGAATACGGCATGTTGCCGCGCTCCACTCACAGCCGGACTCAGCGCGAGGCCAGCCGGGGCCGCCAGGACGGACGGACCATGGAAATCCAACGCCTGATCGGTCGGGCGCTGCGGGCGGTGCTGGATTTGGAAGCGCTGGGCGAGCGCACCATCACGCTCGATTGCGACGTGATTCAAGCCGATGGCGGCACCCGCACCGCCGCCATCACCGGCGGCTTCGTGGCGCTGGCCGACGCGGTGCGCTATCTGCTCGGCAAGAAGTTGGTCAAGAAGAATCCGTTGCACGGTCAGGTGGCGTCGGTGTCGGTCGGCATCTATCAGGGCGTGCCGGTGCTGGATTTGGATTATGCCGAGGACTCCGAAGCGGAGACCGATATGAACGTGGTGATGAACGATGCCGGCGCGTTCATCGAAGTGCAGGGCACCGCCGAAGGCCACGCCTTTCGGATGGAGGAGTTGCAGGCGATGCTGGAACTGGCGCGAACCGGCATCAGCCAGCTTTTGGGCAAGCAGCGGGACGTGTTGGGCCTGTCGGGCTGA
- the recG gene encoding ATP-dependent DNA helicase RecG, with protein sequence MERGASPAGKASDTRGAARPLACEPLPVTALPGVGPRLAERLRRLGIRSAEDVLLHLPSRYQNRSRITPIGALVPGEEAQIDAEIVGREITERGRRFLLCHLRDATGALTLRFFHFSPAQEQLFGQAGVRLRCFGEVRQGYSGLEMIHPECRRLDGDAPPVPDRLTPVYPSTAGLQQFTLRALAERALAQLDAAVLLPELLPSALRLQLQLMSVAEALRLLHQPPSAASLEELDNGRHPARRRLAFEELLAHQLSLRRLREQMRQQTAPALAGGGGLSQRFLERLPFTLTSAQRRVLAEITADLAQPRPMLRLLQGDVGSGKTVVAAAAALRAVESGAQAVLMAPTELLAEQHHRNFQEWLGELGVEVAWLTGRLVGRARKTLLERLAAGDVQVAVGTHALFQEAVVFSELALAIVDEQHRFGVHQRLALREKGRHSGCCLHQLIMTATPIPRTLAMSAYADLDTSVIDALPPGRRPVKTVAAPDGRRAEVIERIRQACRGGRQAYWVCPLIEESELLECQAAAATAERLTALLPELRIGLVHGRLSAADKETAMAAFKAGTTDLLVATTVIEVGVDVPNASLMIVENAERLGLAQLHQLRGRVGRGNSDSSCVLLYRPPLSPIAHARLATLRECNDGFEIARRDLELRGPGEVLGTRQTGEQSLRVADLLRDQDLLNAARYAADRLLRDHPECVEPLIRRWIGAGARYGEV encoded by the coding sequence ATGGAACGCGGCGCTAGCCCGGCCGGCAAGGCGTCCGACACGCGCGGCGCGGCCCGCCCGCTGGCTTGCGAACCGCTGCCGGTGACCGCCCTGCCCGGTGTTGGCCCGAGGCTGGCCGAACGGTTGCGCCGGTTGGGCATCCGCAGCGCGGAGGATGTGCTGTTGCACCTCCCATCGCGCTATCAGAATCGCAGCCGCATCACCCCCATCGGCGCTTTGGTCCCTGGTGAGGAAGCCCAGATCGACGCTGAAATCGTCGGCCGCGAAATCACGGAGCGCGGGCGGCGCTTTCTGCTCTGCCATCTGCGCGACGCCACCGGCGCGCTGACCCTGCGGTTTTTTCATTTCAGTCCGGCTCAAGAACAATTATTCGGTCAGGCGGGCGTCCGTTTGCGCTGTTTTGGCGAGGTCCGTCAAGGCTACAGCGGCCTTGAGATGATCCACCCCGAATGCCGGCGGCTTGATGGGGACGCGCCGCCGGTGCCCGACCGGCTGACTCCGGTCTATCCCAGCACCGCCGGCCTGCAACAATTCACCTTGCGCGCGCTGGCCGAGCGGGCCTTGGCGCAACTCGACGCGGCGGTATTGCTGCCGGAGCTGCTGCCTTCCGCCTTGCGGCTGCAATTGCAATTGATGTCGGTTGCGGAAGCGCTGCGGCTGCTGCACCAACCGCCGAGCGCCGCGTCGTTGGAAGAGTTGGACAACGGCCGCCACCCCGCCCGACGGCGGCTGGCCTTCGAGGAGCTGCTGGCGCACCAGCTCAGCCTGCGGCGGCTGCGCGAACAGATGCGCCAGCAAACCGCGCCGGCCCTGGCCGGCGGCGGCGGCCTGAGCCAGCGTTTTCTGGAACGCTTGCCCTTTACCCTCACCAGCGCCCAGCGGCGCGTGTTGGCGGAAATCACCGCCGATCTCGCTCAGCCCCGGCCGATGTTGCGACTGCTGCAAGGCGATGTCGGTTCCGGCAAAACCGTGGTGGCCGCCGCCGCCGCGCTGCGGGCCGTGGAATCCGGGGCCCAGGCGGTATTGATGGCCCCTACCGAACTGCTGGCCGAACAACACCACCGGAATTTTCAAGAGTGGTTGGGTGAGTTGGGCGTCGAGGTCGCTTGGCTGACCGGGCGACTGGTCGGCCGGGCCCGTAAAACTCTGCTGGAACGGCTCGCGGCCGGCGACGTTCAGGTGGCGGTCGGCACGCACGCCCTGTTCCAGGAAGCCGTGGTGTTTTCCGAACTGGCGCTGGCCATCGTGGACGAGCAGCATCGCTTCGGCGTCCACCAGCGGCTGGCGTTGCGTGAAAAAGGCCGCCACAGCGGCTGTTGCCTGCATCAGTTGATCATGACCGCCACGCCGATCCCACGCACGCTGGCGATGAGCGCTTACGCCGATCTCGATACCTCGGTGATCGATGCATTGCCGCCCGGCCGCCGGCCGGTGAAAACGGTCGCCGCCCCCGACGGCCGCCGTGCGGAAGTGATCGAGCGCATCCGCCAAGCGTGTCGCGGCGGCCGGCAAGCGTACTGGGTTTGCCCGTTGATCGAGGAATCCGAACTGTTGGAATGCCAGGCGGCCGCAGCCACCGCCGAACGGCTGACGGCATTGTTGCCGGAGCTGCGGATCGGCCTGGTGCATGGCCGCTTGTCGGCCGCCGATAAGGAAACAGCGATGGCCGCCTTCAAGGCCGGCACGACCGACTTGCTGGTAGCCACCACGGTGATCGAGGTCGGGGTGGACGTACCCAACGCCAGCCTGATGATCGTGGAAAACGCCGAACGGCTGGGATTGGCGCAATTGCACCAGTTGCGGGGCCGGGTCGGACGCGGCAACAGCGACAGCAGTTGCGTGCTGTTGTACCGGCCGCCGCTGTCGCCCATCGCTCACGCCCGGCTGGCGACGCTGCGGGAATGCAACGACGGTTTCGAAATCGCCCGTCGGGATTTGGAGTTGCGCGGTCCCGGCGAGGTGCTCGGCACCCGGCAGACCGGCGAGCAAAGCTTGCGGGTGGCCGATTTGCTGCGCGATCAGGATTTGTTGAACGCGGCCCGTTACGCCGCCGACCGCCTGTTGCGCGACCATCCCGAGTGCGTCGAACCGCTGATCCGCCGCTGGATTGGGGCGGGCGCGCGTTACGGCGAGGTCTAG
- the gmk gene encoding guanylate kinase, translating to MTTGNLYIVSAPSGAGKTSLVKGLVETTPEMALSVSHTTRPPRPGEENGRHYHFVSTADFDAMRAAGLFLEHARVFDNFYGTSRTAVSAQIDTGSDVILEIDWQGARQARAQLPDSMSIFILPPSVATLRERLIGRGQDSSGTIERRMAVALEELSHYAEFDYLVVNDRFAAALDALRAIVIANRQRRERQLKRQEGLLRTLLS from the coding sequence ATGACTACCGGCAACCTGTATATTGTTTCCGCTCCGTCGGGAGCAGGTAAAACCAGTTTGGTCAAAGGTCTGGTGGAAACCACGCCCGAAATGGCGCTCTCGGTCTCCCACACCACCCGCCCGCCCCGACCGGGCGAAGAAAACGGCCGACACTATCACTTTGTGTCCACCGCCGATTTCGATGCGATGCGCGCCGCTGGCCTGTTCCTGGAGCACGCGCGCGTGTTCGACAATTTTTATGGCACCAGCCGGACCGCCGTTTCGGCGCAGATCGACACCGGCTCGGACGTGATTCTGGAAATCGACTGGCAAGGCGCCCGGCAGGCGCGAGCGCAGCTGCCCGACAGCATGAGCATTTTCATCCTGCCGCCCTCGGTGGCCACCTTGCGAGAACGGCTGATCGGGCGCGGCCAAGACAGCAGCGGCACCATCGAGCGGCGCATGGCGGTGGCGCTGGAAGAACTGTCGCACTATGCGGAATTCGACTATCTGGTCGTCAACGATCGGTTTGCGGCCGCGCTGGACGCCTTGCGCGCCATCGTCATCGCCAACCGCCAGCGCCGGGAAAGACAATTGAAAAGGCAGGAGGGATTGCTCAGAACGCTCTTGTCTTAA
- a CDS encoding AAA family ATPase: MYAEYFGLREPPFAITPDPGYVYLSPHHREALAHLLYGTDENGGFVQLTGEVGTGKTTLVRSLLEQGLEQVDIALCLNPRLTVEELLATVCDELNVSYPREHPTLKGLVDALNEHLLRVHATGRRTVLIIDEAQNLSREVLEQVRLLTNLETTKHKLLRIILVGQPELRALLARPDLRQLAQRITARYHLPSLDAEDTAAYIRHRLRVAGGRDDLFSRRALRAVYRRSGGVPRLINIICDRALLGAYGQNARRVSAGVVQQAAREALQDRSFGLEKRFVHIRPALAIALAGLLMIGIALRLPDTVTLPLALPADDPTAGKTAAPAAAPAFVAAPALAPASRKADQAAAPASVPASRKADQAAASASEIRSPPPVAARVDPATALANAPAIAPTSTAGTTAPASPTTFSAPAVTVTETAPAPASVAASSPAASSAASAPPSSAPSGVSERPATPMPATSSATTADLISLLSPTSNEGKPPSSSVGGGQLNLSALLRDAHIEKANEGLLALWGIAPFQGRAAAFCEQVKTRGLRCLSGQGDWEALRHFNRPAVLPLNRAGGGAAPVLLRSLADNRATLEVGGQLVTVPLEQIKPLWTGQYVLLWKLQTDQPIIGPGNNGEAVRWLRRRLAMAAGQPIPEAPSERFDAELGKQVRAFQQARGLLADGMAGEQTLVLLNNLAPLPGTPLLSQSLREP; the protein is encoded by the coding sequence ATGTATGCGGAATATTTCGGCTTGCGCGAGCCGCCGTTCGCGATCACGCCCGATCCAGGCTACGTTTATCTGAGCCCCCACCACCGGGAAGCGCTGGCGCACCTGCTGTACGGCACCGACGAGAACGGCGGCTTCGTGCAACTGACCGGCGAGGTCGGCACCGGCAAGACCACTCTGGTCCGCTCCTTGCTGGAACAAGGCTTGGAGCAGGTGGATATCGCGCTGTGCCTGAACCCGCGCCTGACCGTCGAGGAACTGCTGGCCACGGTCTGCGATGAGCTAAATGTCAGCTACCCGCGCGAGCATCCCACCCTCAAAGGCTTGGTGGACGCGCTCAACGAGCATCTGCTGCGCGTCCATGCGACCGGCCGGCGCACGGTGCTGATCATCGACGAGGCGCAGAACCTGAGCCGGGAAGTGCTGGAGCAAGTGCGCCTGCTGACCAATCTGGAAACCACCAAACACAAGCTGCTGCGCATCATCTTAGTCGGGCAACCGGAATTGCGGGCATTGCTGGCGCGACCGGATTTGCGGCAACTGGCCCAGCGCATCACCGCCCGCTACCACCTGCCGTCGCTCGATGCCGAGGACACCGCCGCCTACATCCGCCATCGGCTGCGCGTGGCCGGCGGGCGGGACGATCTGTTCAGCCGGCGGGCGCTGCGGGCCGTTTACCGACGCTCCGGCGGAGTGCCGCGCCTGATCAACATTATCTGCGACCGCGCGCTGCTGGGGGCTTACGGTCAAAACGCGCGGCGGGTCAGCGCCGGAGTGGTCCAGCAAGCGGCGCGCGAGGCGTTGCAAGATCGAAGTTTCGGGTTGGAAAAGCGCTTCGTTCACATCCGGCCGGCGCTGGCCATCGCCCTGGCCGGTCTGCTCATGATCGGCATCGCGCTTCGGCTACCCGATACCGTCACGCTGCCCCTCGCCTTACCGGCCGACGATCCGACCGCCGGTAAGACGGCTGCGCCAGCTGCGGCGCCGGCTTTCGTAGCCGCGCCCGCCCTGGCTCCCGCTTCCAGAAAAGCCGATCAAGCCGCCGCGCCGGCCTCGGTCCCTGCTTCCAGAAAAGCCGATCAAGCCGCCGCGTCCGCTTCAGAAATCCGCTCGCCGCCGCCAGTGGCCGCCAGGGTCGATCCAGCAACGGCGTTAGCTAACGCGCCGGCAATAGCTCCGACTTCCACCGCCGGCACCACCGCGCCGGCGTCACCGACGACCTTTAGCGCTCCAGCCGTAACCGTCACTGAGACCGCCCCAGCACCAGCGTCTGTCGCCGCTAGCTCTCCAGCGGCGTCATCCGCCGCCAGCGCACCGCCTTCATCCGCTCCCAGTGGCGTTAGCGAACGCCCGGCGACGCCCATGCCGGCCACTTCATCGGCCACAACGGCCGACCTCATATCCCTCCTATCGCCAACCTCCAACGAAGGCAAACCACCCTCATCGTCGGTCGGTGGCGGTCAACTCAATCTAAGCGCGTTGTTGCGCGATGCCCACATTGAGAAAGCGAACGAAGGCTTGCTGGCACTGTGGGGCATCGCCCCGTTTCAGGGACGCGCGGCAGCCTTTTGCGAACAGGTCAAAACGCGCGGCCTGCGTTGCCTGTCCGGTCAAGGCGACTGGGAAGCGCTACGCCATTTCAACCGCCCCGCCGTGCTGCCGCTGAACCGAGCCGGTGGTGGCGCCGCCCCGGTGCTGCTGCGCTCGCTCGCGGACAATCGAGCGACCTTGGAGGTCGGCGGGCAACTGGTTACCGTACCCTTAGAGCAGATCAAGCCGCTGTGGACCGGCCAATATGTTCTGCTGTGGAAATTGCAAACCGATCAACCCATCATCGGTCCCGGCAACAACGGCGAGGCGGTGCGCTGGCTGCGTCGGCGCTTGGCGATGGCGGCCGGCCAGCCCATCCCCGAAGCGCCATCGGAACGTTTCGACGCTGAACTGGGCAAGCAAGTGCGCGCGTTTCAACAGGCACGTGGTCTTTTAGCGGACGGCATGGCGGGCGAACAAACGCTGGTCTTGCTGAACAACCTCGCACCGCTGCCTGGCACCCCGCTCCTCAGTCAATCGCTGCGGGAACCGTAA
- a CDS encoding RidA family protein: MSREIIQTDRAPAAIGTYSQAVKVGNTVYLSGQIPLDPGTGQLVEGDIETQIRRVFDNLAAVAKAAGGSLADTVKLSVFLLDLGHFARFNQIMAEYFPQPYPARAAVGVAALPRGAQVEMEAILVLER; the protein is encoded by the coding sequence ATGTCTCGTGAAATCATCCAAACCGATCGGGCTCCCGCCGCTATCGGCACCTATTCCCAAGCCGTCAAGGTCGGGAATACCGTCTACCTGTCCGGTCAGATTCCACTCGATCCGGGCACCGGGCAACTGGTGGAGGGCGACATTGAAACACAAATCCGCCGGGTGTTCGACAATCTGGCGGCGGTGGCGAAAGCGGCGGGGGGCAGTCTGGCCGATACGGTCAAGCTCAGCGTATTTTTGCTCGATCTCGGCCACTTCGCACGGTTCAATCAGATCATGGCCGAGTATTTTCCCCAGCCTTATCCGGCGCGGGCCGCCGTCGGCGTCGCCGCCCTGCCGCGCGGCGCTCAGGTCGAGATGGAAGCGATTTTGGTGTTGGAGCGCTGA